The Peromyscus eremicus chromosome 16_21, PerEre_H2_v1, whole genome shotgun sequence genome includes the window tctagaaactccttcTAGGAGATGATGCTATCTGTAAATGAAGGCATTTAGACTGTCTGGCTTTCATGTCATGGGGATCTGGTTGACCTGAATCACCAGTCTATCTTCAAGGTTaagaacatttattttcaaaagccaaacacAGGCCATGAGATAGCTTAGCAGGTAAgcacacttgctgccaagccaacAAACCTgtttaatccctgggacccaaatggtggaaggagagaaccatctcccACAAAttaacctctgaccttcacatatctGTCAGGGCACAGATCCCCCTTATATACAATAAatgtaatgtaataaaaattgtaAAGCCACACTCTTGTATAATCACTGTTTCTGTTGTCTCATTGTTCAGGAGCCACACATTGCCTAGCACACCCCTTTCTACATCTGCTTCATTCTGGAATGGGAAGATCTCAGAAATGGTCATAACACAAGGTATTGTTCTCTCCTTGGATCTCTGAGGAACAACAGAGCAATGTCTTTCCCAGTCAATCATGTAAGGGATGGGCATcggggctggtgagacggctcatTAAGTGAAGGTGCTTACAGGacaagcctggtggcctgagcTCGATTCCCAGATCCCGTGTACAGGTGaaagagaaccgactcccacagtggtctctgacttccacatttaCACTATGGCATGcgtgcacctgcattcacatgttttttttaaaagggcaACAGGGACATTTCTGTATTGACTCTCATTCCCCACTGGTGCAGAAATGCGATGAAGCTCTTAACATAGCCTGGACTGTGCCGGTATATGTAGTGAGCTTCAGAGAGAAACATGGAGGCAGACAGCCCACATGAGTGGATACCTCACTGGAGACcagacactgtttttttttttaactctttgctctttgggggcccaccacccagctcccaaatagtaCATGGAgaattattcttacttatgaatgcccagccttagcttggcttatttctagtcagcttttcttaactcatctaccttttgtctctgagcttttacctttctctattctgtatttctttccttcttactccatggcaggctttgtggctgtgtggctgtgtggctggcccctggcatcctcctcttctcacttctcttcttctctcttccctattTTTCTCTGCCTAgaagccccgcctatccctctcctgcctacctattggccgtTCACCTCTCTAttggaccaatcaggtattttaggcaaGCAAAGTAACAGAATTAAACGAATGCAacataaagaatgcaacacatctttgcatcattaaacaaatattccacagcataaatgaatgttaacacatcttaagctaatattccacaacactgtctGAGTCTCTAGCTGGTGTaagtgaggaagcagagacagatgggACTTAGGATGAAGAGTGCCTGCTGCAGTCAGGGAACAGAGTAGTAATGACCTTTGACTGCTTACTACTGATAGATCTTCCTGAGAAGAGTGTTCTGAAAGTTTTGAAGGAAAGAGTCAATCTTCAGTTCTCCCTCTCTCGTGAGTGGCTACCTTTGCCTTATATCTTTTTGACACAGGAATAGGCTCTGAACAAAGTTCTAGGGCTTGCTCTAACTATACCCTCACACAAAAAGGCAAACCCAGAGTAGGAATTGAAGTGACAGCATGAATATGATGTGTCCCTTTTCAGAGAATGTCAATCAGCCACCGTGGCAGGGGCCAGGGGCAGGTGACATGGGACATTACAGATGTCCTATATATGCTGTGTACATGATAAGCCAAGCAGGCAACGGTCAGAATGTTGAAGACTTGAACAAGCACTTAATATGTTGGCATGTTAAGTCAACATATCCCGAGGGACACACACAGGTCACTGAACCCATAtcttcctaaatttttttttttttgctaaattaCATTTTTGTGGAGAAGCCCTCCAAGCCACCCAACGATGCCACAGGCCCAGCCAGCACCGAATGACCCCGCCTCCGGGCCACCGCCCCCAGGCTGTGCGGGCCAAGCGGACACCTCAGTCACGCTCTTCTTCTGGAGTGATAGCACGCGGAGCCAATGCCAACACAAGGAGCACGAAGGGCGGGCCCCAAAGGCGAGAAGTGGGCGGGGGTTCCCGAACAGCGGACGCTGTCGAAGTGGGAGGCGCTTAGAGCAGCTCGGGAGCAGGGTCGCGCGCACGTCTCTCCTAAACGCTCTCCAGGGTGTTTGCAGAAACATCTGTTCGTTTCCTGCACAGCAACCCGGCTGCAAGAAACAAACCATGTCTATTCTCAAGATCCATGCCCGAGAGATCTTTGACTCCCGTGGGAACCCCACTGTTGAGGTTGACCTCTGCACCTCAAAAGGTCTCTTCCGAGCTGCCGTGCCCAGTGGTGCCTCCACAGGCATCTATGAGGCCCTAGAACTCCGTGACAATGATAAGACTCGCTACATGGGGAAGGGTGTCTCAAAGGCTGTTGAGCACATCAATAAAACTATCGCACCTGCTCTGGTTAGCAAGAAACTGAGTGTTGTGGAACAAGAGAAGATCGACAAACTGATGATTGAGATGGATGGCACTGAAAATAAATCCAAATTTGGTGCAAACGCCATCCTGGGAGTGTCCCTGGCTGTCTGTAAAGCTGGTGCCGCAGAAAAGGGAGTACCCCTTTACCGTCACATCGCTGACTTGGCTGGCAACCCTGAAGTCATCCTGCCGGTTCCAGCTTTCAATGTGATCAACGGCGGTTCTCATGCTGGCAACAAGCTGGCCATGCAGGAGTTCATGATCCTCCCCGTGGGGGCGTCCAGTTTCCGGGAAGCCATGCGCATTGGGGCAGAGGTTTATCACAACCTGAAGAATGTCATCAAGGAGAAATACGGGAAGGATGCCACCAATGTGGGTGATGAGGGCGGGTTTGCACCCAACATCCTGGAGAACAAAGAAGCCCTGGAGCTGCTGAAGAACGCAATTGGGAAGGCCGGCTACACCGACCAGGTTGTCATCGGCATGGACGTGGCTGCCTCTGAGTTCTTCCGGTCTGGCAAGTATGACCTGGACTTCAAATCTCCTgatgatgccagcaggtacatcACGCCCGACCAGCTGGCTGACCTGTATAAGTCCTTCATCCAGGGCTATCCAGTGGTGTCCATCGAAGACCCCTTCGACCAGGATGATTGGGAGGCCTGGAAGAAGTTCacagccagttcaggcatccagGTGGTTGGGGATGATCTCACAGTAACCAACCCTAAGAGGATTGCCAAGGCTGTGAGTGAGAAGTCCTGCAACTGCCTCCTGCTCAAAGTGAACCAGATTGGCTCTGTGACCGAGTCTCTGCAGGCGTGTAAGCTGGCCCAGTCCAATGGTTGGGGCGTCATGGTGTCCCATCGCTCTGGGGAGACTGAGGATACTTTCATCGCTGACCTGGTGGTGGGACTCTGCACTGGGCAGATCAAGACTGGTGCCCCATGCCGATCTGAGCGCCTGGCCAAGTACAATCAGATCCTTAGAATCGAGGAAGAGCTGGGCTCCAAGGCCAAGTTTGCCGGCAGGTGCTTCAGGAACCCCCTGGCCAAATAAAGTGTGTGTGGAGATCCCTGGAGCCACCAGCTGCTTCGACCCTGTCCCTGATGTCAACGAGGCGGCTCAAAGCTGGCCCAGTGCTTGTCCCTCCCATGCCACTGCTTCCTTAGGCGTCCTTAGACAGCCACACCTGACCACCTTGAGCCTGCTGGAAACCCCAGCCTTGTAATCATGTGATTGGTCTGAATCATTGTTTCTGTCACCTCACTTCCAAGCTAAGTGTCTGAAGCCCAGTGTGATCTTTAGGGTGGCCGCAGGTAAGATCCCTGCCCCAGCAGTTCTACATGCAAAATAAAAGCCTCAGTgacccataaaaaaaaaaaaaaaaaaaaaaaaaaaaaaaattacatttttgtggtgtgtgggtgtattTGTGGTGCACAGATCATGTGTGGAGGTGAGGGCACCTTTcatgagttggttctttcctttcatcaTGTGGATCCCATACATTGAACTTGGGGGATCAGGCTTAACAATGAATGTCTTTATCAGCCCAAAGGTCAACATCTTAAACTATATATTCTCAGATATATGTGGAATACTTACAAAATGGCCACGTGGTGGTACATCACAGTTTAACAGACTTCTAGGCATTGCCTCATCCTATCTTCCTGATTCTTTTTCTTCCAGAGATTGGGGTCTGAGTAAACTTGGGTGCAGGAGCTTTATTTTGGAAGTGAGCCCAGACTAGGCATGATGAGTaggaagaaagataaaaataaaaatcaataaaaggaaCATTGCTTAGTTGGTTCCTGCTATGGACATCTGGATCTCTTGGATGGATCTGAGGATAATAGTTTGGTTGACCCTCTGTAGGATGGGAGGCAGCACgcaccccctcccttcccccaatgACTAATAATAGTCTCCCAAGAATAGTTAACCTCCCTATATTGAGCTCCTCTGTAAATTGAATGAGCCCCTGGATTCTAGAGAAAGTGCACCATGGGCAATCACCATCTTCCCTATCAGCACAGTATCAGTTGCACCCAGAGAAAGGAGTCAGCCACCAGAAACTGCTATGCAGAGCTACCACCTTTGCTGATCCAAATAAGACTTAGTTTCCTTCTTTATCTAAATTGACTCCCATGTGCTTGGAACTACGGAAACATTGAAATCCTCATGTAAGATCACATTGACATGTAAATGAGAAGAGTCTAAAAATGTGTCAATAACTGCTGTAAATTGAACTCTGGATACAGGAAGTAGAGCACAAAAGGAAATCTAGGTTAGCTTTAACATTTTTTGCTAGTGAACTAATATCAGTTTTTTCCTACCATCaaatttatgggttttttttttgttgtttttttgtttttttacctcTTTGGATGCTGTGTATGTATGACGCAAAATACATAAGATAGCAGATTCCTTTGAAGTACAGTGGGATGATAGATTCTGCAAAACCAAACATTCATCTTAAAATAAATGATCAGTGTGCTGAGCTCTGTTAGCACTATCCACCTCTCAAGTCTTATTCCATCGGCAAGCACAGGTTATTGTCAGCAGCCAGGGTCACATGTCTGCCCAAGGACTGTACTAAAGCCAGATAAAAAGCCCCTGTGCCTTTGTGTAGGGCCAGCTAAATGACCTGTGAAATCCTCCAGTCTTTGAAAGCTATTTGAACCAGTGACTGACTAGAGTCCATGTACAAATCTCCCAGTACCATGGTCTTTATGGTTGATAgtgtttattgtcaacttgacaaaatcaAGAATCACCTGGACATGCCTATGGGCGATAATCTTAATCAGGTTACTTGTGGTGGGAATGctcacccactgtgggtgacGCCATTCCCTTGGCTGGGTCCTGGAATGTGTAGAAAGTGGAAAGCCATGTGAGCAGCAACATGCATTCCTCTCCACGCTTTAATTTAGActgtgatgtgagcagctgcttcaagcCCATGCTACTATgacctccatgatggactgtgcccttcAAGTGTGAACCAGAACATGCCCTTTTCCTTTAAGTAGCTTTTgtcagagtggttttttttttccacagaaacagaaaagtgactGTGGCAGCCCTTAAATGGGATAACTTAAGAACATCCTCCTGAAATTAAATTCCAGTGGTGGGTGGCATACTATGTTGGCATCTTCCCTATTTCACCTCCTCACTGTTTACACATTTGCATTTGAGGCCCCAGGGTCTGCTTTTAGAGAAATTCAAACAAGTAACCATTCTGAAATATTCTACAAGGAAGCAACCTTAGGACCTTGAATACAACATAGATTTGTACTGGTGTGATAGTACATGCTCGgaaaccagcactcaggagcctgaggcaggaagatcaagggcTCAAAAAATTGCAAGTCACTTTGTCAATTACTCTGAAAACTTGGATGAAGTGAACACTTTTCCATACAGAAATTTACCAAACAGAAATGAAGTTCTCTTTAGCCATGAGAGAAATTAAGTCAGGCCCAAACCATCTCATAGCTAATCTTTCTTAGTAAATTCCAACACCTTCCAAAGTAAAGACAATGGAGCATTTACTAAATTGTTTTGAagttaaaataactttatttgcAAACTAAGAGCAAGCCATTGACCACTGGTTTCCATACACTTGCACATACACGTATGTGAACACATCCCCTCAAGGAAGGGTGAGACATTCATACAAGAAAAGTTAAATACTAAGAACTCTTGAATTAAGAGTAAGgaaaagtgttgtggaatattagtcatatttgtttacattaatgatacaaagatgtgctgcattatttttatgttgcatttgtttaattctgtgaagctgtgttactttgcctgcctaaagcacctgattggtctaataaagacatGAATGGCCAattgctaggcaggagagagggataggtggggctagtaggcaaagagaataaatagaaggagagaaagagaaaaaggaaggagtgagaaaaggaggcaaggagatcaggggccagccacccagttatacagccaaccacagagtaagaagaaaagaaagaaatatagaatagagaaaggtaaaagcccagaggcaaagggtggataggataatttaagttaagaaaagctggctagaaataagcctagctaaagccaggcattcataagaataagtctttatgtatttattttggagctgagtGATGGGCCCCGAAAgagcaaaaagtaaaaaaaccaacaactcaGAAGATGACTCTCGGTGGGGAGACAGGATTCTCATTGTCAACATGGATgcaaaattcaataaaatacaaGCAGGATCTCTTGATCTCCTGTTGATATAGAGTAGAAAGTCATAAGCCTTTTCCTGGAGTGTAAGTTTGACTTAGTATCTGCGTATCCAGGAGTGTACGTTTGACTTAGTATCTGTGTAtccaggtgtagctagagttttcctgcctggcccacagtcaggacaaatctctatcacctgccagtcccacagccacacaaccaagtaaacacagagacttatattgcttacaaactgtatggccgtggcaggcttcttgctaactgttcttacagcttaaattaatccatttctataaatctataccttgccacatgactcgtggcttaccagcatcttcacatgctgtttgtcattgtgatggctggcagtgtctctctgactcagtcttccacttcctagctttattctcctccttgtcttgcctatccttcctgcctagccactggccaatcagtgatttatttactgaccaatcagcaacacacttgacatacagaccatcccacagcatccaggaGTGTACGTTTGACTTAGTATCTGTGTATCCAGGAGTGTACATTTGACTTAGTATCTGTGTATCCAGGAGTGTACGTTTGACTTAGTATCTGCGTATCCAGGAGTGTACATTTGACTTAGTATCTGTGTATCCAGGAGTGCACGTTTGACTTAGTATCTGTGTATCCAGGAGTGCATGTTTGACTTAGTATCTGTGTATCCAGGAGTGTACATTTGACTTAGTATCTGTGTATCCAGGAGTGTACGTTTGACTTAGTATCTGCATATCCAGGAGTGTACTTTTGACTTAGTATCTGTGTATCCAGGAGTGCACGTTTGACTTAGTATCTGCTTATCCAGGAGTGCATGTTTGACTTAGTATCTGTGTATCCAGGAGTGTACATTTGACTTAGTATCTGCTTATCCAGGAGTGTACGTTTGACTTAGTATCTGCTTATCCAGGAGTGTACGTTTGACTTAGTATCTGTGTATCCAGGAGTGCACGTTTGACTTAGTATCTGCTTATCCAGGAGTGCACGTTTGACTTAGTATCTGCGTATCCAGGAGTGTATGTTTGACTTAGTATCTGCGTGTCCAGGAGTGTACATTTGACTTAGTGTCTGTGTATCTAGGAGTGTACATTTGACTTAGTGTCTGTGTATCCAGGAGTGTACCTTTGACTTAGTATCTGTGTATCCAAGAGTGTACGTTTGACTTAGTATCTGCGTATCCAAGAGTGTACGTTTGACTTAGTATCTGCGTATCCAGGAGTGTACGTTTGACTTAGTATCTGTGTATCCAAGAGTGTATGTTTGACTTAGTATCTGCTTATCCAGGAGTGTACGTTTGACTTAGTATCTGCGTATCCAGGAGTGTACATTTGACTTAGTATCTGTGTATCCAAGAGTGTATGTTTGACTTAGTATCTGCTTATCCAGGAGTGTACGTTTGACTTAGTATCTGCGTATCCAGGAGTGTACAT containing:
- the LOC131926184 gene encoding alpha-enolase-like yields the protein MPQAQPAPNDPASGPPPPGCAGQADTSVTLFFWSDSTRSQCQHKEHEGRAPKARSGRGFPNSGRCRSGRRLEQLGSRVARTSLLNALQGVCRNICSFPAQQPGCKKQTMSILKIHAREIFDSRGNPTVEVDLCTSKGLFRAAVPSGASTGIYEALELRDNDKTRYMGKGVSKAVEHINKTIAPALVSKKLSVVEQEKIDKLMIEMDGTENKSKFGANAILGVSLAVCKAGAAEKGVPLYRHIADLAGNPEVILPVPAFNVINGGSHAGNKLAMQEFMILPVGASSFREAMRIGAEVYHNLKNVIKEKYGKDATNVGDEGGFAPNILENKEALELLKNAIGKAGYTDQVVIGMDVAASEFFRSGKYDLDFKSPDDASRYITPDQLADLYKSFIQGYPVVSIEDPFDQDDWEAWKKFTASSGIQVVGDDLTVTNPKRIAKAVSEKSCNCLLLKVNQIGSVTESLQACKLAQSNGWGVMVSHRSGETEDTFIADLVVGLCTGQIKTGAPCRSERLAKYNQILRIEEELGSKAKFAGRCFRNPLAK